One genomic region from Gemmatimonadaceae bacterium encodes:
- a CDS encoding crosslink repair DNA glycosylase YcaQ family protein translates to MSSRPITLDDLRRFAIGRSLFAPTTLERALTRFGYVQADPIRAPARAQDLILRHRVTGYRTGDLERLYPTLGVEEDFFLAYGFVTRSIESLMHPRSIRGVPVTPGVPWSRARRAQAERLLEFVRERGCVHPREVAAHFSPRSVRNYWGGSSNATTALLAGMHYRGMLRIQRRDAGIRVYAPHEHGEEPVAAGAIRERVDALARAAVAIYAPLTTKGLTQLVRRLRYAVPQWRNQLTGALERATHQLAHTRVDGVEWYWPPDEHPDHQPVADTVRVLAPFDPVVWDRDRFELLWGWAYRFEAYVPAPERKLGYYALPLQWRDRLIGWGNVSVPNGILESQIRFVGARAPRDAAFARELDAELDRMRAFLGVAG, encoded by the coding sequence ATGAGTTCCCGCCCGATCACACTCGATGACCTCCGGCGTTTTGCCATCGGCCGGAGCCTGTTTGCGCCGACGACGCTCGAGCGCGCCCTCACTCGCTTTGGGTACGTGCAGGCCGACCCGATTCGGGCACCCGCCCGCGCGCAGGATCTGATCCTCCGCCACCGCGTCACCGGCTACCGCACAGGCGATCTCGAACGGCTCTATCCCACCCTCGGCGTCGAGGAAGACTTCTTCCTCGCCTATGGTTTCGTGACCAGGTCCATCGAGTCGCTCATGCACCCGCGCTCGATTCGTGGTGTGCCTGTCACTCCCGGCGTGCCATGGTCCCGTGCCCGGCGAGCGCAAGCGGAGCGGCTGCTCGAGTTCGTCCGCGAGCGCGGGTGCGTCCATCCGCGGGAAGTGGCCGCGCACTTTTCGCCGCGTTCCGTTAGGAACTACTGGGGCGGGTCGTCCAACGCCACGACCGCCTTGCTCGCCGGCATGCACTACCGCGGCATGCTGCGCATCCAGCGCCGCGACGCGGGCATTCGCGTGTATGCGCCGCACGAGCATGGGGAAGAACCCGTGGCTGCGGGAGCGATTCGCGAGCGCGTGGACGCGCTGGCGCGAGCGGCGGTCGCGATCTATGCGCCGCTCACGACCAAAGGCCTAACGCAACTGGTGCGCCGGCTCCGGTATGCCGTCCCGCAGTGGCGCAACCAGTTGACGGGCGCCCTCGAACGCGCAACGCACCAGCTCGCGCACACGCGCGTGGACGGTGTCGAGTGGTACTGGCCGCCGGACGAGCATCCGGACCACCAGCCGGTGGCGGACACGGTGCGCGTGCTCGCGCCCTTCGATCCTGTGGTGTGGGACCGCGACCGGTTCGAGCTGTTATGGGGTTGGGCATACCGTTTCGAGGCCTACGTGCCGGCGCCCGAGCGGAAATTAGGCTACTATGCGTTGCCGCTGCAGTGGCGCGACCGGCTGATCGGCTGGGGCAATGTGTCGGTGCCTAACGGCATCCTCGAGTCGCAGATTCGCTTTGTGGGGGCGCGCGCGCCGCGCGACGCGGCATTCGCGCGGGAGCTCGACGCCGAGCTCGACCGCATGCGTGCGTTTCTCGGTGTCGCTGGATGA
- a CDS encoding heavy metal translocating P-type ATPase, producing MFRRKFWIALILTIPAAIWGEMFAHAWGVAPPAFPGSRFIPLVFGTAVFVYGGWVFLQGAWRELVDRRPGMMTLISLAIVVAFAYSVAVTFGARGASLWWELSSLITIMLLGHWMEMRSISRAQGALTELVKLLPNTATRLTDAGLTEDVPIGALRDGDVVLVRPGAAIPADGTVREGRSFVNESMLTGESKPVAKNPGSSVIAGTVNGDGSLRVDVTRTGDRTALAGIMRLVADAQASRSRAQVLADRAALWLTIGALASAAITAAAWVAAGAPGSFVVERVVTVLVIACPHALGLAVPLVVALSTTVAARNGLLVRDRRGLEQARLVTTAVFDKTGTLTLGQHRVVGVQTDGLTENDALRLAAAVEQDSEHPVGRAVLATATDRALALPRAADFRAIPGLGVEATVDGRTVTVGGPNLIRERSLKPAPEMLAFASNAAARGQSVLYLIDGRTVRAAFIVSDAVRPESREAVQLLRDAGIDVAMVTGDSRAAAESVARDLGIDRVFAEVLPAQKVAAIKRLQRDGKRVAMVGDGVNDAPALATADVGIAIGAGTNVAVEAGDIVLVRNDPRDVPRIFALSRATYRKMVQNLWWAAGYNVVAIPLAAGALAWKGIVLSPAAGAVLMSLSTIIVAVNAQLLRRVKL from the coding sequence ATGTTCCGGCGAAAATTCTGGATCGCCCTCATCCTCACGATCCCGGCCGCGATCTGGGGCGAGATGTTTGCGCACGCGTGGGGCGTCGCGCCGCCCGCGTTCCCGGGATCCCGTTTCATTCCGTTAGTCTTCGGCACCGCCGTGTTCGTCTACGGCGGTTGGGTGTTCCTCCAGGGCGCCTGGCGCGAGCTCGTGGACCGCCGCCCGGGCATGATGACGCTCATCTCGCTCGCTATCGTGGTGGCGTTCGCCTACAGTGTGGCCGTCACATTCGGAGCCCGCGGCGCGTCGCTCTGGTGGGAACTGTCGTCGCTCATCACGATCATGCTCCTCGGCCACTGGATGGAGATGCGTTCCATTTCGCGGGCCCAGGGCGCGCTCACCGAGCTGGTGAAGCTCCTGCCCAACACCGCGACGCGTCTCACGGATGCAGGCCTAACGGAAGACGTGCCGATCGGCGCACTGCGCGATGGCGATGTGGTCCTCGTGCGCCCCGGCGCGGCGATCCCCGCCGACGGCACGGTGCGCGAGGGACGAAGCTTCGTCAACGAATCGATGCTCACCGGCGAATCCAAACCGGTTGCCAAAAACCCCGGGAGCAGCGTGATCGCCGGTACCGTCAACGGCGATGGATCGCTTCGCGTTGACGTCACGCGCACGGGCGATCGCACGGCCCTCGCGGGTATCATGCGTCTCGTTGCCGACGCCCAGGCATCGCGCTCCCGCGCACAGGTGTTGGCCGACCGCGCCGCCCTCTGGCTCACAATCGGCGCGCTCGCGAGCGCGGCCATCACGGCCGCCGCGTGGGTCGCCGCGGGCGCGCCGGGCTCGTTCGTCGTCGAACGCGTGGTGACTGTGCTCGTGATCGCGTGTCCGCACGCGCTCGGCCTCGCGGTGCCGCTCGTCGTCGCGCTCTCCACCACCGTCGCCGCGCGCAACGGACTCCTCGTGCGTGACCGGCGCGGCCTCGAGCAAGCCCGCCTGGTGACGACGGCGGTGTTCGACAAGACCGGAACGCTGACGCTGGGACAGCACCGCGTCGTGGGAGTTCAGACCGACGGGTTGACGGAAAACGACGCGCTCCGCCTCGCGGCGGCGGTCGAACAGGACTCGGAGCACCCGGTTGGGCGCGCCGTGCTGGCCACGGCGACGGACCGCGCGCTCGCCCTGCCCCGCGCGGCGGACTTCCGCGCGATTCCCGGGTTAGGCGTCGAAGCAACCGTGGATGGCCGCACGGTGACCGTGGGCGGGCCTAACCTGATCCGCGAACGCAGCCTGAAACCGGCACCGGAGATGCTCGCCTTTGCGTCTAACGCCGCCGCGCGCGGCCAGAGCGTGCTCTACCTGATCGACGGCCGGACCGTTCGCGCCGCGTTCATCGTGTCCGATGCCGTGCGCCCGGAATCGCGCGAGGCCGTCCAACTGCTGCGCGACGCCGGCATCGACGTGGCGATGGTCACCGGCGACAGCCGCGCCGCCGCCGAGTCGGTTGCGCGCGACCTCGGGATCGACAGAGTGTTTGCCGAGGTGTTGCCCGCGCAGAAGGTCGCCGCGATTAAGCGACTCCAGCGCGATGGAAAGCGAGTGGCAATGGTCGGCGACGGCGTCAACGACGCACCGGCGCTTGCGACGGCCGACGTCGGCATTGCAATCGGCGCCGGCACCAACGTCGCCGTGGAGGCAGGAGACATCGTGCTGGTGCGCAACGATCCGCGCGACGTGCCGCGCATCTTTGCGTTGAGCCGCGCGACCTATCGGAAAATGGTGCAGAATCTGTGGTGGGCGGCAGGATACAACGTGGTGGCGATTCCGCTGGCAGCGGGCGCGCTGGCGTGGAAGGGTATCGTGCTCAGTCCAGCCGCGGGCGCCGTGCTCATGTCGCTGAGCACGATCATTGTCGCCGTCAATGCACAGCTGCTCCGCAGAGTGAAGCTCTAA
- a CDS encoding VOC family protein: MTTTAPAPASTPTLHATGMGCSLTCKNVEASIRWYRDVLGFIVAQTFDRDGKVAGAAMSAGDIRIILNQDDGKLGWDRIKGQGLYLQLNVNGPADVDAAAARIKAAGAGTLLDEPADRPWGVRMFHFKDLDGFKLGVSTPLTK, encoded by the coding sequence ATGACCACGACTGCGCCAGCACCCGCCTCCACGCCGACCCTTCATGCGACCGGCATGGGTTGTTCGCTCACTTGCAAGAACGTCGAGGCGTCGATCCGTTGGTACCGCGATGTGTTAGGCTTCATCGTGGCGCAGACGTTCGATCGCGATGGAAAAGTCGCCGGCGCCGCCATGAGTGCGGGCGACATTCGGATCATCCTGAACCAGGATGACGGCAAGCTGGGCTGGGACCGCATCAAGGGGCAGGGGCTCTACCTCCAGCTCAACGTCAACGGACCCGCCGATGTCGATGCTGCCGCGGCGCGGATCAAGGCTGCCGGGGCAGGGACGCTCCTGGATGAGCCGGCCGATCGCCCGTGGGGCGTGCGCATGTTCCACTTCAAGGATCTCGACGGGTTCAAGCTCGGCGTATCCACGCCGCTGACGAAATGA
- a CDS encoding SRPBCC domain-containing protein, with product MKNRTTVERTSDREVVVTRTINGPARIVFEAFTKAELLKRWWVPKSIGMTLLSCEVDARVGGKYRLVFDASPEPVAFFGTYVEVKPYSRLAWTNEEGGEAGPVTTVTFDEQGGKTLVVLRESHPSKEALDAAGTGAADAMVETFDQLDELLVALGESSGQ from the coding sequence GTGAAGAACCGCACTACCGTAGAACGGACGTCGGATCGCGAGGTGGTTGTCACGCGGACCATCAATGGCCCGGCGCGCATCGTGTTCGAGGCATTTACCAAGGCCGAGCTGCTCAAGCGGTGGTGGGTGCCCAAGTCGATCGGCATGACGCTGCTGTCCTGCGAGGTGGATGCTCGTGTCGGAGGCAAGTACCGATTGGTATTCGACGCGAGCCCCGAGCCGGTCGCGTTCTTCGGCACGTATGTCGAAGTCAAGCCGTATTCGCGCCTCGCGTGGACCAATGAGGAAGGTGGCGAGGCCGGCCCTGTCACCACGGTGACTTTCGACGAGCAGGGCGGCAAGACGCTCGTGGTCCTGCGCGAGAGCCATCCTTCGAAGGAAGCGCTCGACGCTGCCGGCACCGGAGCAGCCGATGCAATGGTCGAGACGTTCGACCAGCTGGACGAGCTGCTCGTCGCTCTGGGTGAAAGCTCGGGACAGTAA
- a CDS encoding metalloregulator ArsR/SmtB family transcription factor: MVQYTTTRLDASFAALSDATRRGVLEQLGRTDASITDLAEKFHMTLTGMKKHVGVLEQAGLVTTKKAGRVRKCQLGPRRLEDETAWLERYRRRWDERFNELDKIVEELSRKEKSDERKNRT; the protein is encoded by the coding sequence ATGGTTCAGTATACGACCACCCGCCTTGATGCCTCGTTCGCGGCGCTCTCGGACGCCACGCGGCGCGGCGTGCTCGAGCAGCTCGGACGAACCGACGCGTCGATCACGGACCTCGCCGAGAAGTTCCACATGACGCTCACGGGCATGAAGAAGCACGTCGGCGTGCTGGAGCAGGCGGGGCTCGTCACCACGAAAAAGGCCGGGCGCGTGCGGAAGTGCCAGCTGGGCCCGCGCCGCCTGGAAGACGAGACGGCCTGGCTCGAGCGGTATCGCCGGCGCTGGGACGAACGCTTCAACGAGTTGGACAAGATTGTCGAGGAACTTTCACGAAAGGAGAAGAGCGATGAACGCAAAAATCGAACGTAA
- a CDS encoding DUF5674 family protein: MNPDQPRIVRAPISRSELTTLAASRFGDLVKAVVDIARGIMAVSGELHSDEEALLLDDGSQQHDLWGINLYPAEAGEDWIEFDSVINVRPSQNNRSRSVEDENTRATIRRVVHTLVPDA; this comes from the coding sequence ATGAACCCAGACCAACCGCGCATCGTCCGTGCTCCGATCTCACGTTCGGAACTGACGACCCTTGCCGCATCTCGCTTCGGCGACCTCGTCAAGGCGGTCGTCGACATCGCGCGCGGCATCATGGCTGTCAGCGGCGAGTTGCACTCGGATGAAGAAGCCCTCCTGTTGGACGATGGCTCGCAGCAGCACGACCTGTGGGGAATAAACCTCTACCCTGCTGAAGCCGGCGAGGATTGGATCGAGTTTGACTCCGTGATCAACGTGCGCCCCTCACAAAACAATCGCAGCCGATCCGTCGAGGACGAAAACACGCGCGCGACCATCCGGCGTGTCGTCCACACACTGGTGCCGGACGCATGA
- a CDS encoding GNAT family N-acetyltransferase, whose product MWHSSLSTRRPLIEAWYVDPDARRQGHGRTLIAAAEAWAVARGYSEMASDALLDNSVSHAAHNQLGYEEVGRVVQFRKVLLGSQRAAPSNQYLFFISNHGS is encoded by the coding sequence GTGTGGCACTCTTCCCTGAGTACTCGGCGGCCACTCATCGAAGCGTGGTATGTCGACCCGGATGCGAGACGCCAGGGGCACGGTCGCACGCTGATAGCGGCAGCTGAAGCGTGGGCGGTGGCCCGTGGCTACAGCGAGATGGCCTCGGACGCGCTGCTGGACAATTCGGTGAGCCACGCCGCGCACAACCAACTGGGCTACGAAGAGGTCGGTCGCGTGGTGCAGTTTCGGAAAGTGCTGCTGGGGTCGCAGCGGGCTGCGCCGTCTAACCAGTACCTGTTCTTCATCTCTAACCACGGGAGCTGA
- a CDS encoding alpha/beta hydrolase, whose product MDLIASTALTASLTLAAAGFLQAQDTAAASSEAVTLPLAHGELAGTLLIPRPTGPMPVVLLVAGSGPTDRDGNQRGVGPSSLRQLAEALATKHIATLRVDKRGVGGSVSAAPSEAELRFEMFADDVAAWLRFLSNDHRFSSVIVAGHSEGALLALLALHTAPAAAYISLEGPARPANEVLHDQLVPRLPAPLMAESDTILDRLTRGLVTDSTPPALAALFRPSVQPYLISWFRYSGQSEIARLEIPCLIVQGSHDLQVAPSEADLLERANPRCQMARIDGMNHVLKQTPADMAGQMASYQGPDVPLATGLVDAIASFVAGLHK is encoded by the coding sequence TTGGACTTGATCGCAAGCACGGCGCTCACCGCGAGCCTCACGCTCGCTGCCGCGGGTTTTCTGCAGGCGCAGGACACGGCCGCCGCGTCCAGCGAAGCCGTCACGCTTCCGTTAGCGCACGGTGAGCTCGCCGGCACGCTCCTCATTCCGCGGCCGACCGGCCCGATGCCTGTCGTGCTCCTGGTCGCCGGATCGGGCCCAACGGACCGCGATGGAAACCAACGAGGCGTTGGCCCGTCGTCGCTCCGGCAGCTTGCCGAAGCACTGGCGACGAAACACATCGCGACGCTGCGCGTCGACAAGCGCGGGGTGGGTGGCAGCGTCTCTGCGGCGCCTTCCGAGGCGGAGCTCCGGTTCGAGATGTTTGCCGATGACGTCGCGGCTTGGCTGCGTTTCCTCTCGAACGACCACCGCTTCTCGAGTGTCATCGTCGCCGGTCACAGCGAGGGCGCCTTACTCGCGCTGCTGGCGCTCCACACCGCTCCCGCGGCCGCCTACATCTCCCTCGAGGGCCCGGCGCGTCCGGCGAACGAAGTGCTCCACGATCAGCTTGTGCCGCGGCTGCCGGCGCCGCTCATGGCGGAAAGCGACACGATACTGGACCGCCTAACGCGCGGCCTCGTCACCGACTCGACGCCACCCGCGCTGGCCGCGCTGTTCCGCCCGAGCGTCCAGCCGTACTTGATTTCCTGGTTTCGATACTCCGGGCAGTCCGAAATTGCTCGGCTTGAGATCCCGTGCCTCATCGTGCAGGGCTCGCATGATCTACAAGTTGCGCCCTCGGAGGCCGATCTGCTCGAGCGCGCCAACCCGCGCTGTCAGATGGCGCGCATCGATGGCATGAACCACGTGCTCAAGCAAACGCCTGCAGACATGGCCGGTCAGATGGCGAGCTACCAGGGACCCGATGTTCCGCTCGCGACAGGACTCGTAGACGCAATTGCGTCGTTCGTGGCCGGACTGCACAAATGA
- a CDS encoding metalloregulator ArsR/SmtB family transcription factor → MMQSAVADDVFYALSNSTRRKVLEHLSSGPATVSELAAPFDMKLPSFVQHLSVLERSRLVKSTKRGRVRTYEITPERFKVAEHWLTERRKTWEARLDRFDRYVKHLKERESTR, encoded by the coding sequence ATGATGCAATCCGCAGTCGCCGACGATGTGTTCTATGCCCTGTCCAACTCGACTCGGCGGAAAGTCCTCGAGCACCTGTCATCGGGACCAGCCACGGTCAGCGAGCTGGCAGCGCCGTTCGACATGAAGCTGCCCTCGTTCGTGCAGCACCTGTCGGTGCTCGAGCGGAGCCGGCTGGTGAAATCGACGAAGCGCGGACGGGTCCGGACGTACGAGATCACCCCCGAACGATTCAAGGTCGCCGAGCACTGGCTAACGGAGCGGAGGAAAACGTGGGAAGCCCGGTTAGACCGGTTCGACAGATACGTCAAACACCTCAAGGAACGGGAGTCGACACGATGA